A genomic window from Exiguobacterium acetylicum DSM 20416 includes:
- a CDS encoding NAD(P)/FAD-dependent oxidoreductase: MNTPNIVILGAGYGGLITAVNLQKKLGVDQANITLINKHDYHYQTTWLHEPAAGTMSAEQARIYINDVINPSRVKLVKGIVEKVDTAAKTVLLQDGGTVPYDYVVVALGGVPETFGIKGLKEHALTISSLNSVRKIKEHIDYSFAQYKTTGSQDRSLLTIVVGGAGFTGIEFMGELVNRIPELCKQYDIPRELVRVVNIEAAPTVLPGFDADLVNYAHKWLERQGIEFKLGNGIKECGPGSVTFGPLQGDTTETIEANTIIWTGGVSGNPVVAASGFEAMRNRVVVEEDLRVPGHDNVFMIGDCSAVMDPSSNRPYPPTAQIATQQAHKVAENIAALIAGRQTSTFTYENKGTVASLGHKDGIGMVFGKKIYGRNASFMKKVIDNKHFFELKKLGLAIKKGKF; this comes from the coding sequence ATGAACACACCTAACATTGTTATTCTTGGAGCGGGCTACGGTGGATTGATCACAGCAGTCAACCTTCAAAAGAAACTAGGCGTCGATCAAGCGAACATCACGCTGATCAACAAACACGACTATCATTACCAAACAACTTGGTTGCACGAACCAGCTGCAGGTACGATGTCTGCGGAGCAAGCGCGCATCTACATCAATGATGTCATCAACCCGTCACGCGTCAAACTCGTCAAAGGTATCGTTGAGAAAGTCGATACGGCTGCTAAAACGGTTCTCTTACAAGATGGCGGAACAGTCCCTTATGATTACGTTGTCGTTGCTCTCGGTGGCGTTCCTGAAACATTCGGTATCAAAGGATTGAAGGAACACGCGCTGACAATCAGCTCGTTGAACAGCGTCCGTAAAATCAAGGAACATATCGATTACTCATTCGCACAGTACAAAACAACAGGATCACAAGATCGTTCACTCTTGACGATCGTTGTTGGTGGTGCTGGATTCACAGGAATCGAGTTCATGGGTGAACTCGTCAACCGTATTCCAGAACTGTGCAAACAATATGATATCCCACGCGAACTCGTTCGTGTCGTCAACATCGAGGCAGCACCGACAGTCCTTCCAGGATTCGATGCAGATCTCGTCAACTACGCACACAAATGGCTCGAGCGTCAAGGTATCGAGTTCAAACTCGGTAACGGCATCAAGGAATGTGGACCAGGAAGTGTCACATTCGGTCCGCTTCAAGGCGACACAACTGAAACAATCGAAGCGAACACGATCATCTGGACAGGTGGCGTCAGCGGTAACCCTGTCGTTGCAGCATCTGGTTTCGAAGCAATGCGTAACCGTGTCGTCGTCGAAGAAGATCTCCGTGTTCCAGGACACGACAACGTCTTCATGATCGGTGACTGTTCAGCAGTCATGGATCCAAGTTCGAACCGTCCGTACCCACCAACTGCACAAATCGCGACACAACAAGCACACAAAGTCGCTGAGAACATCGCAGCACTCATCGCTGGTCGTCAAACATCGACGTTCACGTACGAGAACAAAGGAACGGTCGCTTCACTTGGTCATAAAGACGGTATCGGCATGGTCTTCGGTAAGAAGATCTACGGCCGTAACGCATCGTTCATGAAAAAAGTCATCGACAACAAACACTTCTTCGAACTGAAAAAACTTGGTCTTGCGATCAAAAAAGGGAAGTTCTAA
- a CDS encoding YuzB family protein, translated as MNPIIEFCISNLAAGTQVVMEQLERDPNVDVVEYGCLGYCGICSLDHFCLVDGETVVGETPEELLEKIYLKIEENEL; from the coding sequence GTGAATCCGATTATTGAATTTTGTATCAGTAATTTAGCGGCTGGTACACAGGTCGTCATGGAGCAACTCGAACGTGACCCGAATGTCGATGTTGTCGAATACGGTTGCCTCGGCTATTGTGGCATTTGTTCGCTCGATCATTTTTGTCTCGTCGATGGTGAGACCGTCGTAGGCGAAACACCGGAAGAGTTGCTCGAGAAGATTTACCTGAAAATTGAAGAGAACGAGCTGTAA
- the ptsG gene encoding glucose-specific PTS transporter subunit IIBC gives MFKQIFAVLQRVGKALMLPVAILPAAGILLGFGNAMQNPNLTSKLEFLKNDAIIKVAKLMEAAGDIIFGNLALLFAVGVAIGLAGDGAAGLAAIVGFLIMNKTMSVWLGVTPEMVANGQGYANVLGIPTLQTGVFGGIIIGLIAAWAYGKYHNLELPQFLGFFAGKRFVPIVTAVVSLFAGLVLVFVWPFAQDGLNTFSHFMMEKNPTLAAFVFGLIERSLIPFGLHHIFYAPFWFEFGSYTNAAGDVVRGDQAIFFAQLKDNVELTAGTFMTGKFPFMMFGLPAAALAMYHEARPERRAVVGGLLGSAALTAFLTGITEPIEFAFLFVAPILFAVHAVFAGLSFMTMQLLNVKIGMTFSGGLIDFLLFGVLPGRTQWWLVIVVGLALSVIYYVGFRFAIRKFNLKTPGREDAAQETSSAQGSELAEGILDALGSESNIKHLDACITRLRVEVLDKSKVNKDELKKLGAAGVLEVGNNVQAIYGPKSDNIKSEIQAVIASRKQEKTV, from the coding sequence ATGTTCAAACAGATTTTTGCTGTTCTTCAACGTGTCGGTAAAGCGTTGATGCTTCCTGTAGCGATTTTGCCAGCTGCCGGTATCCTACTCGGATTCGGTAACGCGATGCAAAATCCGAACTTGACGTCAAAACTCGAGTTCTTGAAAAATGATGCAATCATCAAGGTTGCAAAATTGATGGAAGCAGCCGGGGATATCATCTTCGGTAACTTAGCACTCTTATTCGCGGTCGGTGTCGCGATTGGTCTTGCAGGGGACGGCGCAGCCGGACTTGCGGCAATCGTCGGATTCTTGATCATGAACAAAACAATGAGCGTTTGGCTCGGCGTTACACCAGAAATGGTTGCTAACGGTCAAGGGTATGCAAACGTACTCGGTATCCCAACACTTCAAACTGGGGTATTCGGTGGTATCATCATCGGTCTGATCGCAGCTTGGGCGTATGGGAAGTACCATAATCTCGAATTGCCACAGTTCCTCGGATTCTTTGCTGGTAAACGTTTCGTTCCAATCGTTACTGCTGTCGTTTCATTGTTCGCAGGTCTTGTACTTGTATTCGTTTGGCCGTTCGCTCAGGACGGATTGAACACATTCTCCCACTTCATGATGGAGAAAAACCCAACACTCGCAGCATTCGTCTTCGGTCTCATCGAACGTTCGTTGATTCCATTCGGTCTTCACCACATCTTCTATGCACCATTCTGGTTCGAATTCGGTTCGTACACGAATGCAGCAGGTGATGTCGTTCGTGGTGACCAAGCGATCTTCTTCGCTCAATTGAAAGATAACGTTGAATTGACTGCTGGTACGTTCATGACTGGTAAATTCCCGTTCATGATGTTCGGTCTTCCAGCGGCAGCTCTTGCTATGTACCACGAAGCTCGTCCTGAGCGCCGCGCAGTCGTTGGTGGTCTTCTTGGATCAGCAGCACTTACAGCATTCTTGACAGGTATCACAGAGCCAATCGAATTCGCGTTCTTGTTCGTTGCTCCAATCTTGTTCGCAGTTCACGCAGTCTTCGCAGGTCTCTCGTTCATGACGATGCAATTGTTGAACGTTAAGATCGGTATGACATTCTCTGGTGGTTTGATTGACTTCCTTCTCTTCGGTGTTCTTCCAGGACGCACGCAGTGGTGGCTCGTCATCGTCGTCGGTCTTGCACTCTCTGTCATCTACTATGTTGGATTCCGTTTCGCAATCCGCAAGTTCAACCTGAAAACTCCAGGTCGTGAAGATGCAGCGCAAGAGACTTCATCTGCTCAAGGTTCTGAACTCGCTGAAGGTATCCTTGATGCACTCGGTTCAGAGTCGAACATCAAACACTTGGATGCATGTATCACACGTCTTCGTGTCGAAGTTCTCGACAAATCGAAAGTCAACAAAGATGAGTTGAAAAAATTAGGTGCTGCTGGTGTCCTTGAAGTTGGTAACAACGTTCAAGCGATCTACGGACCGAAATCAGACAACATCAAGTCTGAAATTCAAGCCGTCATCGCATCA
- a CDS encoding YuiB family protein, with the protein MHIIQAVIGSVLYLVMFFSIGFILNMLLRSTWVMLVLYPVIIIMMIDNQSTLEYFTNAREAIPNLGDRIAGLQTADITMFAAGLAGIIIAGLSIRFLRKSGYQMF; encoded by the coding sequence ATGCATATCATTCAAGCCGTGATCGGGAGTGTGCTTTATCTCGTCATGTTCTTCAGTATCGGATTCATCTTAAACATGTTGTTGCGGAGTACATGGGTGATGCTCGTACTCTATCCGGTCATCATCATCATGATGATCGACAACCAATCGACGCTCGAATACTTCACGAATGCTCGTGAAGCGATTCCGAATCTTGGGGACCGGATTGCTGGTCTACAGACAGCGGATATCACGATGTTCGCGGCTGGTCTTGCCGGAATCATCATCGCCGGTCTATCGATTCGCTTCTTGCGTAAGAGCGGTTACCAAATGTTTTAA
- a CDS encoding GNAT family N-acetyltransferase: MNIRKARLEDASAIARVHIDAWRETYQGIIPAPYLAQLSHAKRTKQWEQTLVDERVYVVESEDEIVGFAQGGPNRSDAREGELYAIYVLQASQGQGFGKALFHQIADDLAEYETMQVSVLRDNSACRFYERFGGQVFEESTIERGGVELVQRIYRIPVKRSSV, from the coding sequence ATGAATATTCGTAAAGCGCGTCTTGAAGATGCGTCAGCCATCGCGCGCGTTCATATCGATGCCTGGCGCGAGACGTATCAAGGGATCATCCCGGCTCCGTATTTAGCACAGTTGTCGCATGCGAAACGGACGAAACAATGGGAGCAGACGTTAGTCGATGAGCGCGTGTATGTTGTGGAATCAGAAGACGAAATCGTCGGATTTGCGCAAGGCGGACCGAATCGAAGTGATGCGCGTGAAGGGGAGCTCTATGCGATTTATGTCTTACAAGCGTCTCAAGGGCAGGGATTCGGGAAAGCGTTGTTTCACCAGATTGCTGATGATTTAGCGGAGTATGAGACGATGCAGGTTTCTGTCTTGCGAGATAATTCTGCGTGTCGGTTTTACGAACGATTTGGTGGTCAGGTCTTCGAAGAATCGACGATTGAGCGTGGTGGAGTCGAACTCGTACAACGGATTTATCGGATACCTGTTAAAAGATCATCCGTATGA
- a CDS encoding TIGR01457 family HAD-type hydrolase, whose protein sequence is MKAKGYLFDLDGTMYNGTEPVKEAVDFVNRLQAEGIPYLFVTNNASMTAEAVAEKLRGMGVHSDAKHVLTSAMATGRYIADLSPKARVYAIGETGLIDALEREGLDVVATEAADYVVIGLDRQITYEKLAVGALAIRAGARFISTNGDIAIPTERGFLPGNGALTSVLRVTTEKEPFFIGKPEPVMVDIATEMIGLSKEDVIMVGDNYHTDILFGINGGIRTMHVNSGVHTPVFIQGQDRQPTYMVDTLAEWIL, encoded by the coding sequence ATGAAGGCAAAAGGCTATTTATTTGATTTAGATGGAACGATGTACAACGGAACGGAACCGGTAAAAGAAGCGGTCGATTTCGTCAATCGTCTGCAAGCAGAAGGGATTCCGTATTTGTTCGTGACGAATAATGCGTCGATGACGGCAGAAGCTGTCGCGGAGAAATTACGCGGGATGGGTGTTCATTCTGATGCGAAGCATGTCTTGACGAGTGCGATGGCGACTGGTCGTTATATCGCTGATCTATCACCGAAAGCGCGCGTCTATGCCATCGGAGAAACAGGATTGATCGATGCGCTTGAACGGGAAGGGTTAGACGTCGTCGCAACCGAAGCGGCAGACTACGTCGTCATCGGTCTCGACCGTCAGATCACGTATGAAAAACTCGCTGTCGGTGCCCTTGCGATTCGTGCTGGTGCTCGTTTCATCTCGACGAATGGTGACATCGCGATTCCGACAGAACGTGGTTTCTTGCCAGGTAACGGTGCCTTGACGTCTGTCCTGCGCGTGACGACGGAGAAGGAACCGTTCTTCATCGGTAAACCGGAACCGGTCATGGTCGATATCGCAACGGAGATGATCGGTCTGTCGAAAGAAGACGTCATCATGGTCGGGGATAACTACCATACGGACATTCTGTTCGGAATCAATGGAGGCATCCGGACGATGCACGTCAATTCTGGCGTCCATACACCCGTCTTCATTCAAGGTCAGGATCGTCAACCGACATATATGGTCGATACGTTAGCTGAATGGATTCTATGA
- a CDS encoding NAD-dependent epimerase/dehydratase family protein: MRKVLIFGGTRYFGRRLAIRLADSGDDVTIVTRGEHTPPVAKGLTFFKGDRTSSSTMKDLSQQHWDVIYDNICFTPYQAKLAVDAFEGKVGRYVLTSTMSVYEDGGANITERAYNPFPGKYDLEKEHGYGEGKRQAESYFFQRATFPVVAVRFPVVLGPDDYTERLVFHIKRALGSRPIVAENTYAKMGYISSYEAAAFLEWCGRSELTGPINAASDGVLSIQDLLDKIDRVAGTTSQLVAKGEDESPLAPERDFYMDTTAAKQAGYLFQHVDDWLDRLIEEEVRNHQ, from the coding sequence ATGAGAAAAGTATTGATCTTCGGGGGAACACGCTATTTCGGACGACGCTTAGCGATTCGGTTAGCCGATTCGGGGGATGATGTGACGATCGTCACACGCGGTGAGCATACTCCACCGGTCGCAAAGGGCTTGACATTCTTTAAAGGGGATCGGACGTCGAGTAGTACGATGAAGGACTTGAGCCAACAGCACTGGGATGTCATTTATGACAATATCTGTTTCACGCCGTATCAAGCAAAGCTCGCGGTCGACGCGTTTGAAGGAAAAGTCGGACGCTACGTGTTGACTTCGACGATGTCTGTCTATGAAGACGGTGGTGCGAATATCACCGAGCGTGCCTACAATCCGTTTCCCGGGAAATATGACCTTGAGAAGGAACATGGATATGGCGAAGGGAAACGCCAAGCGGAGAGTTATTTCTTCCAACGGGCGACATTCCCAGTCGTTGCCGTCCGTTTCCCGGTTGTTCTCGGACCCGATGACTATACGGAGCGACTTGTCTTTCATATCAAGCGGGCGCTTGGCAGCCGTCCGATCGTTGCTGAAAACACATACGCAAAGATGGGTTATATCTCAAGTTACGAAGCCGCTGCCTTTCTTGAGTGGTGTGGTCGCTCGGAACTGACGGGACCGATCAATGCTGCAAGTGACGGTGTCTTATCGATTCAAGACCTATTGGATAAAATCGACCGCGTTGCGGGAACGACAAGTCAACTCGTCGCAAAAGGAGAGGATGAATCACCGCTTGCGCCAGAACGCGATTTCTATATGGATACAACAGCTGCGAAACAAGCGGGCTATCTGTTCCAACATGTCGATGACTGGCTCGATCGTTTGATTGAAGAGGAGGTGCGCAATCACCAATGA
- a CDS encoding NAD(P)/FAD-dependent oxidoreductase: MHQPYDVTIIGGGPVGLFTAFYSGMRQMKTKVIESLPQLGGQLATLYPEKYIYDIAGFPKVKAQELVDRLLEQANEFDPTYVLGETVIAYERMDDGIIRLVTNKGEHYTKTVILTAGNGSFAARPLGVADAERFEETNLHYFVNDMERFKDRQVVLLGGGDSAVDWSLMLEPIAKSVTLVHRRDKFRAHEHSVELLHDSSVNVMTPYTLESVTGETHIETLTFKHAESGEVVVVAADDVVCNFGFVSSLGPLKEWEVEFERNSIRVNSKMETAIPGVFACGDIATYEGRVKLIATGFGEAPIAVNQAKLLVDPSARHPQHSTSLFEKVTNHS, encoded by the coding sequence ATGCACCAACCATATGATGTCACGATCATCGGCGGCGGTCCGGTCGGACTGTTCACCGCGTTTTATTCAGGGATGCGCCAGATGAAGACGAAGGTCATCGAGAGTCTACCTCAATTAGGTGGTCAACTCGCTACACTTTATCCTGAAAAATATATATACGATATCGCCGGTTTTCCGAAAGTAAAAGCGCAGGAACTGGTCGATCGATTGCTTGAACAAGCAAATGAATTCGATCCGACGTACGTGCTCGGTGAGACCGTCATCGCTTACGAACGTATGGATGACGGAATCATCCGCCTCGTCACGAACAAAGGCGAGCATTATACGAAGACCGTCATCTTGACGGCAGGAAACGGCTCGTTCGCTGCACGTCCACTCGGCGTCGCGGACGCAGAACGCTTCGAAGAGACGAACTTACACTATTTCGTCAACGACATGGAGCGTTTTAAGGATCGCCAAGTCGTCTTGCTTGGTGGCGGCGATTCAGCAGTCGACTGGTCATTGATGCTTGAACCGATCGCAAAATCCGTCACGCTCGTCCACCGCCGCGATAAGTTCCGTGCCCATGAACATTCGGTCGAACTGTTACACGATTCGTCCGTCAACGTCATGACACCATATACACTTGAATCGGTCACAGGTGAGACGCACATCGAGACGCTGACGTTCAAACATGCTGAAAGCGGCGAAGTCGTTGTCGTTGCTGCTGACGATGTCGTCTGTAACTTCGGTTTCGTCTCGTCACTCGGACCGCTTAAAGAATGGGAAGTTGAATTCGAACGCAATTCGATTCGCGTCAACTCGAAGATGGAGACAGCGATTCCAGGTGTCTTCGCTTGTGGTGATATTGCGACTTACGAAGGACGCGTTAAACTGATCGCAACAGGATTCGGTGAAGCACCGATCGCCGTTAACCAAGCGAAGCTTCTCGTTGATCCATCTGCTCGTCACCCGCAACACTCGACGAGTCTGTTTGAAAAAGTAACGAATCATTCTTGA
- a CDS encoding NifU family protein yields the protein MEMFDQVNEVLEKLRPFLLRDGGDVELVDVEDGIVKLRLMGACGSCPSSTITSKAGIERALLEEVAGVVEVEQVF from the coding sequence ATGGAAATGTTTGATCAAGTGAATGAAGTTCTTGAAAAATTGCGTCCGTTCCTTCTTCGTGATGGAGGAGACGTTGAACTCGTAGATGTAGAAGACGGAATCGTAAAACTCCGTTTGATGGGAGCTTGTGGTAGCTGCCCAAGTTCAACAATCACATCGAAGGCCGGTATCGAACGTGCCCTTCTTGAAGAAGTCGCTGGTGTCGTCGAAGTCGAACAAGTCTTCTAA
- the glcT gene encoding glucose PTS transporter transcription antiterminator GlcT: MDKQMYHVIKVLNNNVVICSTGANQEVIILAKGIGFGRKPGDQLTDLDKLEKVYTLKDKEEQDQYKALVGHLDENFIALMNEIVSMIETRFGKKVDEHIHIGLTDHLTFTFKRLEQGMEVTNPFLAETEALYPEEYALAEEIVEFISAEMNFYLPPAETGFIALHIHSATNFKDVLEVNRHHQLVGLIASHIEQRLEIKIDRKSLDYKRLIRHLRSAIERVSNGEYLEAPEKVEKLLREEYPLCYDTAWELMSIMERQLKKAVPRGEATYLTMHLQRLVQYDSGK, from the coding sequence ATGGATAAACAAATGTACCACGTTATCAAGGTATTGAATAATAATGTCGTCATTTGTTCGACTGGTGCGAATCAGGAAGTCATTATCCTCGCAAAAGGGATTGGCTTCGGTCGGAAGCCAGGCGATCAACTGACAGATCTCGACAAGTTGGAAAAAGTCTACACGTTGAAGGATAAAGAAGAACAGGATCAATATAAGGCGCTCGTCGGTCACCTCGATGAAAATTTCATCGCGCTGATGAATGAGATCGTCTCGATGATTGAGACACGCTTCGGAAAAAAGGTCGACGAACATATCCATATCGGATTGACGGATCATTTGACGTTTACGTTCAAGCGACTAGAACAAGGAATGGAAGTCACGAATCCGTTTCTTGCCGAAACGGAAGCCCTGTATCCAGAAGAGTACGCGCTTGCAGAAGAAATCGTCGAGTTCATCAGTGCTGAGATGAATTTTTACTTGCCTCCAGCGGAGACAGGATTCATCGCACTTCATATTCATTCAGCGACGAACTTCAAAGACGTACTCGAAGTCAACCGCCATCATCAGCTCGTCGGTTTAATCGCTAGTCATATCGAGCAGCGACTGGAGATTAAAATCGACCGAAAATCGCTTGATTACAAGCGTCTGATTCGGCACCTTCGTTCAGCGATTGAAAGGGTTTCCAATGGGGAGTATCTAGAGGCTCCAGAAAAAGTAGAAAAGCTATTGCGTGAAGAATATCCGCTATGCTATGATACTGCTTGGGAGCTGATGTCCATCATGGAACGTCAGTTGAAGAAAGCGGTACCGCGCGGTGAGGCGACGTATCTTACGATGCATCTGCAACGCTTAGTGCAGTACGATTCAGGTAAATGA
- a CDS encoding HesB/IscA family protein: MIHLTEAAALQVQDMMAQAPADERNLRMLVQGGGCSGLSYGMGFDQQKETDLVFEQHGVTVIVDEKDYPVVKGLEIDYKQSMLGGGFTITNPNAIATCGCGTSFRTATNAGTPGGC, from the coding sequence ATGATCCATTTAACGGAGGCAGCAGCGTTACAAGTCCAGGACATGATGGCGCAGGCACCAGCAGATGAACGGAATCTTCGGATGCTCGTCCAAGGTGGTGGATGTAGTGGTCTGTCGTACGGAATGGGATTCGATCAACAGAAAGAAACGGATCTCGTTTTCGAACAGCACGGCGTGACCGTCATCGTGGACGAAAAAGATTATCCGGTCGTCAAAGGACTGGAAATCGATTATAAGCAGTCGATGCTCGGCGGCGGATTTACGATCACGAATCCGAATGCTATCGCAACATGCGGTTGCGGGACATCGTTCCGGACGGCAACGAATGCCGGGACACCGGGTGGCTGTTAA
- a CDS encoding DUF1462 family protein, with protein sequence MEITVYGTAVTCPSCVGAPSSEETFSWLQAVLGRKYEQAMTLRYIDFETAAADQWTEALKEDVYFYPLIVLDDEMIDEGYVKLKTITAAIDAKLSQTG encoded by the coding sequence ATGGAAATCACGGTTTATGGGACAGCAGTCACTTGTCCGAGTTGTGTCGGGGCACCCAGCTCGGAAGAGACGTTCAGCTGGTTACAAGCCGTCCTTGGGCGGAAATATGAGCAAGCGATGACGTTACGTTATATCGATTTCGAGACAGCTGCAGCGGATCAATGGACGGAAGCGCTGAAAGAGGATGTCTATTTTTACCCGTTGATTGTTCTAGATGACGAGATGATTGACGAGGGGTACGTCAAACTAAAGACGATTACGGCGGCGATCGATGCGAAGTTAAGTCAAACGGGGTGA
- a CDS encoding GNAT family N-acetyltransferase, whose translation MMQLMKPTLAWETEYRAFLEDWRESGETIVPEAVGDTYEPLGAYFAELKEMETTVRPGLVTHSTYWMVDGQRIVGALNFRHDLTENLKLYGGHIGYGIRPSERQKGYATTGLRLALEEARQRGLDQVLLTCGVDNLASRRVILANGGREIEPTVRNGRETRRFIIAL comes from the coding sequence ATGATGCAGTTAATGAAACCAACTCTTGCGTGGGAGACAGAGTACCGCGCCTTTTTAGAAGACTGGCGAGAGTCGGGCGAAACGATTGTGCCGGAAGCAGTCGGAGACACATATGAACCGCTCGGCGCTTATTTTGCGGAACTCAAGGAGATGGAGACGACGGTCAGACCGGGTCTTGTCACCCATTCGACGTACTGGATGGTCGACGGGCAACGAATCGTCGGTGCGCTGAACTTCCGGCATGATTTGACGGAGAACTTGAAGTTATACGGCGGACATATCGGATACGGGATCCGACCATCTGAGCGTCAGAAAGGGTATGCGACGACTGGTCTTCGATTGGCGCTTGAAGAAGCACGACAACGTGGACTGGATCAAGTGCTACTGACGTGTGGCGTTGATAATCTAGCATCACGTCGTGTCATCTTAGCGAACGGCGGACGAGAAATCGAGCCGACTGTTCGTAATGGACGCGAAACACGTCGCTTCATCATTGCGTTATGA
- a CDS encoding NAD(P)/FAD-dependent oxidoreductase, producing MKQLVVLGGGYGGMRICERFKDEEVAVTLVDRLPYHALKTEYYALAAGTLSDRDVRIEFPEGKHLTYKYGHVIKISPETNTVHLQDGSELFYDDLIIALGCEDKYHNIPGAQEFTYSIQTLEESRKTQQAIYGLSPGSVVSIVGAGLSGVELASELHESRKDLTIRLFDRGPSVLSFLSDKVSSYVQEWFEEHDVEVINNSNVTLVTADDVRNGDDTYPSDLTIWTAGTQPVKVVRDLGFAADSGGRIKLTAHHHVPEYDNVFVIGDCASLPYAPSGQLAEHQAEQVVDVLQAKWQGKKLPKLPEIKLRGMLGSLGKSDGFGIVMGKQALTGKVPRLLKSGVLWKHKKIK from the coding sequence ATGAAGCAATTGGTCGTACTCGGCGGAGGATATGGTGGAATGCGGATTTGTGAGCGGTTCAAGGACGAGGAAGTTGCCGTCACGCTCGTCGATCGTCTGCCATACCACGCACTCAAAACGGAATATTACGCACTCGCAGCAGGTACATTATCAGATCGGGATGTCCGGATTGAATTTCCGGAGGGGAAACATCTTACTTATAAATATGGACATGTCATCAAAATCTCACCGGAGACGAATACGGTCCACCTGCAGGACGGATCAGAATTATTTTATGATGACTTGATCATCGCTCTCGGTTGTGAGGATAAATACCACAACATTCCGGGTGCTCAAGAGTTTACATACAGCATCCAGACACTTGAAGAATCAAGGAAGACACAGCAAGCGATCTATGGCCTGTCACCGGGATCCGTCGTCTCGATCGTCGGTGCCGGTCTATCCGGTGTCGAACTTGCCAGTGAACTGCATGAGAGCCGGAAAGATTTGACGATTCGTTTGTTCGACCGTGGACCATCCGTCTTGTCGTTCTTATCGGACAAAGTCTCGTCTTACGTTCAGGAATGGTTCGAAGAACATGACGTAGAGGTTATCAATAATTCGAACGTCACGCTCGTCACGGCGGACGACGTGCGAAATGGCGACGATACGTATCCATCCGACTTAACGATTTGGACGGCAGGTACGCAGCCGGTCAAAGTCGTTCGTGATCTCGGCTTTGCTGCAGACAGTGGTGGTCGAATCAAATTGACGGCACATCATCATGTACCGGAATACGATAACGTCTTCGTCATCGGCGATTGTGCCAGCTTGCCGTATGCACCAAGTGGTCAACTTGCAGAACATCAAGCAGAACAAGTCGTTGACGTCTTGCAAGCGAAATGGCAAGGGAAAAAGCTACCGAAGCTGCCAGAAATCAAACTGCGTGGAATGCTCGGCTCCCTCGGAAAATCAGATGGTTTTGGGATCGTCATGGGCAAACAAGCACTGACAGGGAAAGTTCCACGTCTTTTGAAGTCCGGTGTCTTATGGAAACACAAAAAGATTAAATGA
- a CDS encoding ECF transporter S component: protein MKRTQKMVTLSMLGSISFVLMLINFPLPFLPNYLKIDFSDVPALVAAIMFSPVAGVIVEALKNVLYYIFRGSGVPVGEFANFAAGVAFVLPVSWFYHKKKSTQGLATGLVAGTITMALGLAILNYILILPAYAWFLGMDYMADPAVKWTAITAGILPFNVIKALFISALFIPLFLKLRPWMMRRQQSA, encoded by the coding sequence ATGAAACGCACACAAAAAATGGTCACTCTGTCAATGTTAGGTTCAATCTCGTTTGTTCTTATGCTAATCAATTTTCCACTACCGTTCTTACCGAACTATCTGAAGATCGACTTCAGTGATGTTCCTGCTCTCGTCGCAGCGATCATGTTCTCACCGGTTGCGGGCGTCATCGTCGAAGCATTGAAGAACGTGTTGTACTATATCTTCCGCGGAAGTGGTGTTCCGGTCGGAGAATTCGCGAACTTTGCTGCAGGCGTCGCATTCGTACTTCCCGTCAGCTGGTTCTACCACAAAAAGAAATCAACACAAGGTCTCGCAACTGGTCTCGTCGCTGGTACGATCACGATGGCACTTGGTCTTGCGATCCTCAACTATATCTTGATCCTGCCAGCGTATGCATGGTTCCTCGGTATGGACTACATGGCGGATCCAGCTGTCAAATGGACAGCGATCACAGCCGGTATCTTACCGTTTAACGTTATCAAGGCGTTGTTCATCTCGGCACTCTTCATTCCACTGTTCTTGAAACTAAGACCATGGATGATGCGCCGTCAACAATCTGCCTGA